One window of the Equus quagga isolate Etosha38 unplaced genomic scaffold, UCLA_HA_Equagga_1.0 203_RagTag, whole genome shotgun sequence genome contains the following:
- the LOC124233454 gene encoding caveolae-associated protein 2-like, with the protein MGEDATQAEKFQLRASDPRQEKPASSSPVPSSTPSPSLNLGSTEEALRDKSQVNAVTVLTLLEKLVNMLDAVQENQHKMEQRQISLEGSVKGIQNDLTKLSKYQASTSNTVSKLLEKSRKVSAHTRAVKERMERQCAQVKRLENNHAQLLRRNHFKVLIFQEANEIPASVFMKEPVSSSAEAKEEPADENKSLEETLHTVDLSSEDELPHDEEALEDSTEEKMEESRAEKIKRSGLRKVDSLKKAFSRQNIEKKMNQLGTKIVSVERREKIKKSLTSNHQKVSSGKSSPFKVSPLTFGRKKVREGESPAENETKSEELPSSDQMLNDHEESSFAEGASEASLNGALVEGQSAEGDAARAASRGSNTPLDSNVDLTIVEDKEEESVALEQAQKVRYEGGYVLASEEAEQSDEERVQPAVLQVDQTA; encoded by the exons GCCAGCTCCAGCCCGGTACCCTCCTCCACGCCGAGCCCCAGCCTGAACTTGGGGAGCACGGAGGAGGCCCTCCGGGACAAGTCGCAGGTGAACGCCGTGACGGTGCTCACGCTCCTGGAAAAGCTGGTGAACATGCTGGATGCCGTGCAGGAGAACCAGCACAAGATGGAGCAGCGGCAGATCAGCCTCGAGGGCTCCGTGAAGGGCATCCAGAACGACCTCACCAAGCTCTCCAAGTACCAGGCCTCCACCAGCAACACGGTGAGCAAGCTGCTGGAGAAGTCCCGCAAGGTCAGCGCTCACACACGCGCTGTCAAGGAACGCATGGAGAGGCAGTGCGCGCAGGTGAAGCGGCTGGAGAACAACCATGCCCAGCTCCTCAGACGCAACCATTTCAAAGTGCTCATCTTCCAG GAAGCAAATGAGATCCCTGCCAGCGTGTTTATGAAAGAGCCAGTTTCCAGCTCAGCGGAAGCGAAGGAGGAGCCTGCTGATGAAAACAAGTCCCTGGAGGAAACCTTGCACACGGTGGACCTCTCATCGGAGGATGAATTGCCCCACGATGAGGAGGCCCTGGAAGACAGcacagaggaaaaaatggaagaaagcagggcagagaaaataaaaagatccgGCCTCCGGAAAGTGGATAGCCTCAAGAAGGCATTTTCTCGCCAGAACATCGAGAAAAAGATGAACCAGCTGGGGACAAAGATCGTATCtgtagagaggagagagaagattaaGAAATCTCTCACTTCCAATCACCAGAAAGTATCCTCAGGGAAAAGCTCCCCCTTCAAGGTCTCTCCCCTCACTTTCGGTCGAAAGAAAGTCCGAGAGGGAGAAAGCCCAGCAGAAAATGAGACCAAGTCAGAAGAGTTGCCTAGCAGTGACCAGATGCTAAATGACCACGAGGAGAGCTCGTTTGCGGAGGGTGCTTCAGAGGCGTCCCTCAACGGTGCCCTGGTGGAAGGGCAGAGTGCCGAGGGGGATGCTGCGAGGGCGGCCTCGAGAGGGAGTAACACGCCCCTGGACAGCAACGTCGACTTGACTATTgtggaagacaaagaagaagagtCGGTGGCCCTGGAACAGGCACAGAAGGTGCGCTATGAGGGAGGCTATGTGCTAGCCTCCGAGGAGGCAGAGCAGTCGGATGAGGAACGGGTGCAGCCGGCTGTGCTGCAGGTGGACCAGACGGCCTGA